The Cloeon dipterum chromosome X, ieCloDipt1.1, whole genome shotgun sequence genome includes a window with the following:
- the Baldspot gene encoding very long chain fatty acid elongase 6 yields the protein MTYLDLTVPNYSYVFNFEEEFVHQDTRVWMIQNWKNGFYYVGIYMILIFGGQHYMQSRPRFQLRGVLVMWNTALACFSIVGACRTLPELLHTLRNHGVYNSVCIPSYILHDKVSGFWTWMFVLSKLPELGDTVFIVLRKQPLIFLHWYHHITVLLYSWFSYAEYTSSARWYVVMNYIVHSIMYTYYALRAMGYRPPKQFAMFITASQLSQMVVGCLVNYWAYQYLQSGEECHISLTNIKLSFTMYLSYAMLFARFFHKSYLSDGGKGASAANVPARVHSAANGVKYDKLGQEDKVNGHQYGLLTGQQRSKLE from the exons ATGACGTACCTGGACCTGACGGTGCCCAACTACTCGTACGTGTTCAACTTCGAGGAGGAGTTCGTGCACCAGGACACGCGAGTATGGATGATCCAGAACTGGAAGAACGGATTCTACTACGTCGGCATCTACATGATCCTCATCTTCGGCGGGCAGCACTACATGCAGAGTCGGCCCCGCTTCCAACTCAGGGGCGTGCTCGTCATGTGGAACACGGCCCTCGCCTGCTTCAGCATCGTCGGCGCCTGCCGCACCCTCCCAGAACTGCTGCACACCCTGCGCAACCACGGCGTCTACAACTCGGTCTGCATTCCTAG TTACATCCTTCACGACAAGGTGAGCGGCTTCTGGACGTGGATGTTCGTGCTGTCGAAGCTGCCCGAGCTGGGCGACACGGTTTTCATCGTGCTGCGCAAGCAGCCGCTCATCTTCCTGCACTGGTACCACCACATCACGGTGCTGCTGTACAGCTGGTTCTCGTACGCCGAGTACACGTCGTCGGCGCGCTGGTACGTCGTGATGAACTACATCGTGCACTCGATCATGTACACGTACTACGCGCTGCGGGCCATGGGCTACCGGCCGCCCAAGCAGTTCGCCATGTTCATCACGGCGTCGCAGCTGTCGCAGATGGTGGTCGGCTGTCTGGTCAACTACTGGGCCTACCAGTACCTGCAGAGCGGCGAAGAGTGCCACATCAGCCTGACCAACATCAAGCTCTCGTTCACCATGTACCTGAGCTACGCCATGCTGTTCGCCAGGTTCTTCCACAAGTCGTACCTCTCGGACGGCGGCAAGGGCGCCTCGGCCGCCAACGTGCCGGCCCGCGTCCACTCGGCGGCCAACGGCGTCAAGTACGACAAGCTCGGACAGGAGGACAAGGTCAACGGACACCAGTACGGCCTGCTCACCGGCCAGCAGCGGAGCAAATTggagtga
- the LOC135947424 gene encoding uncharacterized protein LOC135947424: MPISLEESFAQLTDGIIERAADLNESQNLLQRFLEKHPDVLSTRFQTTYLQENLAELIHELIRTCCISEDNIELLADIVKNNQELNLAYRQHLKRIVDKPGGLAFANKNTEAVIAHIAKNIGRTWSFFGRQVGLPDAEMDEIQDEFSDATERIEKIFAWAAVNIPQMELEKLIIRSLGASGRKDLCEEVTRIYDR; this comes from the exons ATGCCGATCAGCCTGGAGGAGTCGTTCGCCCAGCTGACGGACGGAATCATCGAGAGGGCCGCCGACCTGAACGAGAGCCAGAATTTGTTGCAGCGCTTCCTGGAAAAGCACCCTGACGTGCTGAGTACGCGATTCCAAACGACCTACCTGCAGGAGAACCTGGCCGAGCTGATCCACGAATTGATACGCACCTGCTGCATCTCCGAGGACAACATAGAGCTGCTCGCGGACATCGTCAAGAACAACCAAGAACTGAATTTGGCCTACAGGCAGCACTTGAAGCGCATCGTCGACAAACCCGGAGGACTGGCCTTCGCAAATAAGAACACAGAAGCAG tgatCGCTCACATAGCGAAAAACATTGGACGGACCTGGTCGTTCTTCGGGCGTCAGGTCGGTTTGCCCGATGCCGAGATGGACGAGATCCAAGATGAATTTTCGGATGCCACCGAACGCATTGAAAAg attttcgccTGGGCCGCTGTCAACATTCCCCAAATGGAGCTGGAGAAGCTGATAATTCGTTCTCTCGGCGCCTCCGGAAGAAAAGACTTGTGCGAAGAAGTGACAAGAATTTATGATCGTTGA